The following proteins come from a genomic window of Nitrospira sp.:
- a CDS encoding GHKL domain-containing protein, protein MTIISPTMSHPQADNRGIEPAPASPPMRVAIIGAGRGGMALLDVLHQISRIQIVGITDQNPSAPGLTRAQELHVPVYDRVTDLITHQELNLVIDVTGDPAMESVLREEVPAGADVVNGQTARLLWVLVQHESTLQTELLHAEKLAGIGSFAAGIAHDMNNPLQLILGLAENLTDETDLEAVHLQAHDIIEAVKRTTAICRDLTSYSRRASLRQDCLINVSGKLDEALKIARYAVGLQDIEIRKLYQPDVVVKGNPDELLHVFVNLITNAVQAMDHHGTLTLEATAMADATQIRVSDTGSGIAPELLGRIFEPFFTTKPPGKGTGLGLYNIKNVIHHMNGTIGVDSQIGRGSTFTLTFPGERSTQS, encoded by the coding sequence ATGACGATCATCTCTCCGACCATGTCCCATCCGCAAGCCGACAATCGGGGAATCGAACCAGCTCCCGCCTCGCCTCCGATGAGAGTGGCCATCATTGGGGCGGGGCGGGGGGGCATGGCCCTGCTCGATGTGCTCCATCAGATCAGCAGGATTCAGATCGTCGGCATCACCGATCAGAATCCCTCGGCTCCCGGGCTCACACGCGCCCAAGAGCTCCATGTGCCGGTCTATGACCGGGTGACCGACTTGATCACGCACCAAGAGCTCAACCTTGTGATAGACGTCACCGGTGATCCAGCCATGGAGTCGGTGCTTCGGGAGGAGGTGCCTGCGGGGGCCGACGTAGTCAATGGCCAGACCGCACGGCTTCTCTGGGTACTCGTGCAACATGAATCGACATTGCAAACTGAATTGCTCCATGCAGAGAAACTTGCTGGAATCGGCTCGTTCGCCGCCGGCATCGCGCATGACATGAACAATCCGCTCCAGCTGATTCTGGGTCTGGCAGAAAATCTGACGGACGAAACGGACCTGGAAGCCGTGCACCTGCAGGCCCACGATATTATTGAAGCCGTGAAACGGACGACGGCCATTTGTCGAGACCTTACGTCCTATTCTCGTCGCGCATCGTTACGGCAAGACTGCCTGATTAACGTCAGCGGCAAGTTGGATGAAGCGCTCAAGATTGCTCGCTATGCGGTGGGGCTCCAAGACATTGAAATTCGAAAACTGTATCAACCCGACGTCGTGGTCAAGGGGAACCCCGATGAGCTTCTCCATGTGTTCGTCAATCTCATTACCAACGCCGTGCAGGCCATGGATCACCACGGAACCTTGACGCTGGAAGCCACCGCGATGGCCGACGCGACGCAGATTCGTGTCTCCGATACCGGCAGCGGCATCGCTCCAGAGCTCCTTGGTCGAATCTTTGAACCCTTCTTCACGACAAAACCACCAGGGAAGGGAACCGGATTGGGTTTGTACAATATTAAAAATGTCATCCATCACATGAATGGCACGATAGGGGTCGACAGTCAGATCGGCCGAGGCTCAACCTTTACCCTCACATTTCCCGGTGAGAGGAGCACTCAATCGTGA